CCGTCCGCGAATACAGCGGTATGGGCAACACCCAATTAAAAATCCACTGCCAACGCCTGGAAGATATGGAATACCTGTTAGTGCATCGAGGCGGCCGGGGGCAATCGTTCGTGTATGAACTGCTCTATGACAAGGCCGACGACACCGACCACAAGCACCTGATGGGGTTGATTGATGCTAACAAACTCAAACAGCACCAGTACGACAAAAAGAAGTCGGGGGTAAAGGGTAAGTGGCCGGGGTCAAGTCGGGGCCAAGTCGGCCCTAAGTCGGGGGCTTATCGGGATGCAGAAATCAGCAAAAACCCCGATAAAAACAGTCTAAAATGCACCGACACCGTAGAAACCGCTAAAAATGCACATCCAGAGGGTAAAAAAATAAACGGGAGGTCGTACCGTAATGGTACTGAAGCCGCCCCTTCTTTTACCCAAAAGGGCACAAGAGCCGCTCAAGGGTCAACGGCCACAGCAGACTGGAGCGCTTAAAAAAATGGCCCGAGGCAACCGCAAAGCCCGCCCCCGGCAGAATCTGGAGCACAACGGCCTATACCCTTACATGGTGCGCTTTATGGACTGGAGCCTGACCGTAGCCCAGCAGGCCAGTTACACCCTGGAGCGACGAGAAAGCCAACTCAGAGCCTTTGTTGCCTGGTGCGACGAACGCAGCCTGCACGATCCCGGCAGCATCACCAAGCCCATCCTGGAGCGCTACCAGCGCCACCTGTTTTATTATCGCAAAGCCGATGGCGAACCCTTGGGCACCGGCACCCAGCACAGCATGTTGGTGAGCGTGAAAATGTGGTTCAAATGGCTGGCCCAGCAAAACCACATCCAGGCCAACCCGGCCAGTGAACTGACCCTGCCCAAAAAGCCCCGCAGCCTGCCGCGTTATATCTTAAGCCCGGAGGAAGTAGCCCAGGCCCTGAACCAGCCGGACTTAGGCTTGCCCGAAGGCATAAGAGACCGTGCCATCCTGGAACTGCTCTACGCCACCGGCATGCGCCGCACCGAAGTGTGTCATCTCAACCTCTACGCCATCGACCGCAAACGGGAAACCGTGTTTATCCACGAAGGCAAGGGTGGCATGGATCGGGTAGTGCCCATCGGCCAACGCGCCTTAGCCTGGGTACAGAAATACCTGGAGGAAGCCCGTCCGCAACTGGTCACCTACCCCGATTCCGGTCACCTGTTCCTGAGTCTCTACGGTGCCCCGTTCCGGCGTGATGTATTGGGGGCCATCGTAAAACGGCACCTCAACAACGCCGGTATCGATAAGCCCGGCAGTTGCCATCTGTTCCGCCACGCCTGCGCCACTCACATGCTGGACAACGGCGCGGACATCCGGTTTATCCAAGCCTTGTTGGGTCATACCCAGCTCAACACCACCGAAATCTACACGCGGGTGAGCATCGACAAGTTAAAGCAAATCCACGCCGCCACCCATCCGGCCACGATGCAGACCACCAGTCACCCAGAAGGTGAGGAACGACTCAAGCTGTTGGCCACGCTGGCGCAGGAGGCCGACGAAGACGACAGTGGGGCTGGCGATGAGCCACGGCATTGGACGCACTGAATCCGCCCGTCACGTGGCTTGCAACAAGACCGCAAGCCAAGGTGCCCGGCTCGCAGGTTGCCACGCTGAAAGCCCGAAGCACAGGCGCAGTTCCTTGGCCCGAACGCTGTCACGAGTTGTGCAGTTAACCGGGAAGACCTTAGCGTTCGTTCACAGGCAAAAAAGGTCGCGGCCCGGTCAGCCCTTTGCCTGTCACTTGGCTTGCACAAAAACCGCAAGCCAAGGTGCCAGGGCTCGGGCTTCCCTAAGCGCGCGGCTTCCCCCTCTCCCGCTCCTCCCCCGCCGCCCAAGGTTGCGCCTGCCCTGTGTTCTGGTCGGGCACTGTTCCGGTGCCGGTTTTATCCCATTAACGGCCACGGTGCCGGCGTCTGGCGCGCAACCTGCGCCGGGTGTCGTAGCGGGGTGTGTACCACGCGGCCACCACGTGTGTTC
This genomic window from Ketobacter sp. MCCC 1A13808 contains:
- the xerC gene encoding site-specific tyrosine recombinase XerC → MARGNRKARPRQNLEHNGLYPYMVRFMDWSLTVAQQASYTLERRESQLRAFVAWCDERSLHDPGSITKPILERYQRHLFYYRKADGEPLGTGTQHSMLVSVKMWFKWLAQQNHIQANPASELTLPKKPRSLPRYILSPEEVAQALNQPDLGLPEGIRDRAILELLYATGMRRTEVCHLNLYAIDRKRETVFIHEGKGGMDRVVPIGQRALAWVQKYLEEARPQLVTYPDSGHLFLSLYGAPFRRDVLGAIVKRHLNNAGIDKPGSCHLFRHACATHMLDNGADIRFIQALLGHTQLNTTEIYTRVSIDKLKQIHAATHPATMQTTSHPEGEERLKLLATLAQEADEDDSGAGDEPRHWTH